GAACGCGATCGCGCCCGGCTTCTTCCTTACCGAACAGAACCGGTTCCTGCTCACCGACAAGGAAACCGGCGAGTTGACGGCCCGCGGCAAGACGATTCTTGGGCATACGCCGATGAACCGTTTCGGCACGCCCGAAGACCTCATCGGCACGCTCGTCTGGCTCGCAAGCGACGCTTCGCGGTTCGTGACCGGCATCGTCGTGCCGGTCGACGGCGGCTTTTCCGCGTTTTCCGGCGTCTGAGAACGCCTTTCCCATTTGTGCGCCAACATTCTTGGATACGTGGAGGACCTATGAGCGACCCCGTGACTGACCTGAAACAGCGCGTGCCCCAGCACGAGTTCCTGATCGCGATCGATTCGGACGGCTGCGCCTTTGACACGATGGAAATCAAGCACAAGGAGTGTTTCATCCCGAATATCATTAAACACTGGGGACTCCAGGCGGTGTCGAAATATGCGCGCGCGGCGGGCGAGTTCGTCAACCTCTACTCGAAATGGCGCGGCGTGAACCGCTTCCCCGCCCTGACCAAGGTCTTCGACCTGCTCGCGGACTGGCCCCAGGCCATGCGGCGCGGCATCCAGCTTCCGGAAGCGCCCAACTTGCGCCGCTGGATCGAACACGAAACCAAGCTGGGCAATCCCGCGCTGACGGCCTACTGCCAGGCCCATAGCGAGGCCGACGAACCCGACATGCATCTCGCGCTGCGCTGGTCCAAGGATGTCAACAAGAGCGTCGAGGAGGTCGTGCAGGGCGGATTGCCCCCGTTCCCCTTCGTTCGTGAATGCCTGGAAAAGGCGTGCGGCCGCGCCGACATGATGGTGTGCAGCCAGACGCCGACGGAGGCGCTGGTACGAGAATGGGAAGAACAGCGCGTCGCGCAGCATGTGTTCGCCATCTGCGGCCAGGAAATCGGCACCAAGGGCCAGCACATCGAGTACGCGTCGAAAAACCGCTTCGAACCGTCCAAGATACTGATGATCGGCGACGCGAACGGCGACCTCAAGGCCGCCCGCCATAATCAAGCGCTCTTCTTTCCTATTAATCCGGGCGATGAAGATGCCTCCTGGCAACGGCTGTACGAAGAGGGTCTCGACCGGTTCTTCGCGGGAACCTATGCGGGCGCATACGAGGCGGAACTCATCGCGGAATTCGAGAAGTATCTGCCCGAGACGCCGCCGTGGAAACGGTAGACGCGCGCCACGCCCGTGTTGCCGCACCTCCACCTGCGCGCCTAGGCCGTAGCCCGGACAGCAAGCATCGAGCGTTTGGCAGCGCAGGGTATGCGCCGTTCTAATCCCCACGGCCCGCGGTCTTCTATTCTCATACCCCCCTCATTCCGGATTTCCAGGAGTACGGCTCCGCGTTACATTCAGAAACTCGTCCCCGCGCCGTGGTCCCGGCTGTTCCTCGGGCATGGACACCGCGACGGCGAGAGCCCCGTTTGGCGCGCCTGGAATCGCCGTGTTATCTTCCCTTCACGCATTGTTGCCGGAAAGCGGATCTTCCCATGAGCACGCACTACACGCGACACGCGGCGACCCTCCTTTTCGCATGTGTGGCCGCGTGTGTCACGTTTCGCGTGTTCCTGCCCGCGGTCAATCACGATTTCGTAACTCTTGACGACGACGCCTATGTCACGGAGAATCCGCACGTCGTTTCCGGTCCCACGCGGGAGAATCTCGTCTGGGCGTTCACTTCAAGCCACAGCGCCAACTGGCATCCGCTCACCTGGATTTCTCACATGATCGATTGCCGGGTCTTCGGCCTGCGCCCCGCCGGACATCATCTGACGAGCATCGTCCTGCACGCGGTCAACGCCGCCCTGGTATTCCTGTTTCTGCGCCTCGCCACCGGCTCGCTCGCCGCCGCGCTGCTCGTGGCGCTTTTGTTCGGCCTGCATCCGCTGCGCGTCGAGTCCGTCGCGTGGGTCTCCGAGCGCAAGGACGTGTTATCAGCCTTTTTCGGCCTTGCCGCGCTGGTCGCCTATGCCGCATACGCGCGGCGGCCCGGCCCCGCCCGCTACGCCACCGTTGCGCTGCTGCTGACCCTTGGGCTGCTCGCCAAACCCATGCTCGTGACTTGGCCCTGCCTGTTGCTGCTGCTCGACTACTGGCCTTTCCGGCGCTTCGAGGGTGTTCCCCCAGGCGGACTGTTCGTGAAAAGGACTGCCCGGCTCACGGCTGAGAAGGTCCCGCTTTTCGTAATAGCCGCCGCCGCAACCACCGCAACGTTTCTCGCCCAGAAGAGCGCGGGCGCAATCGTGAGCGTCGATGCCATGCCAATACCCCTGCGCATGGGCAACGCGGTCATCAGCTACGTGCAATACCTGTCCAAGACCTTCTGGCCCGCCCCGCTGGCGGTCCCCTATCCCTTCGACCCCGAGACCATCACGCTGCCCCGCGTTCTTGCCGCGACGCTCCTGCTGGCCGCCATTACCCTCGCCGCCGCGCTGCTGCGGCGCGTCCCGGCATTGTTTGCGGGCTGGCTCTGGTTCCTCGGGCTGCTCGTGCCCGTCATCGGTCTTGTGCAGGTCGGCAGCCAGGCAATGGCCGACCGCTACACGTATCTCCCTTCGATTGGCCTGGCGGTGGCCGTTGTATGGACGCTCGCGGCCGCCGCAAAATTCCGGCCCGTCTTGCAGGCCCTGCTCCTTGTGCCGGCCATCGCCGTGCTCAGCATTAGCGCGCAAACGACCCGGTGGCAGCTCGAACATTGGCGCGACAGCGAAACCCTGTTCCGTCACGCCATCGCCGTCACGGGCGACAACTCGCTCGCCCACAACAATCTCGGAAAACACCTGCTTGGCCAGTATCTGCGCGCCTTGAACACGCCCGTGGACATCAAGTCATCCGGCTCCCGTTCCATGTGTCAGCCCGCGCAGCTTGAAGAGGCGGCCGGGCATTTCCTGGCCGCCGTGCGTATCAGTCCCGGCAACCTCGAAGCGCGCAACAACCTCGCGACCGCCTGGATTATCCAGCGTCACTACAAGGAAGCCGCCCGGGAATTGGAGCACCTGCTGGCGGTCCGCGGTGACGACCCCGAACTGTGGGTCAACTACGGCGCCGCCCTGCATGGTCTGGGCGAGACGCAAGCCGCCGCCGAAGCCGCACGCCGCGCACTCGAACTCGACCCCGATTTCGACAAGGCTCGCGAACTGCTCCGCGTGGCACAGCCGCCGGAAACGGCAGCCCCGTAGAATACGTCCGGTCCGTCCGACCGGTCCGATTCGTTCTACATCAGCTTCATCACACCGCCGATGAGCACCACGGCTGTAGCCAGGCCCGCCGCAATCGCAATCCACTGCCGCGGATTGGCGCGAATCGCCGACGGCTTGTCGCGCCCGGAAACCAGCACGCTCGCCAGGAAGAACACCACCAGCGCAAGCAGGAGCTTCACGCCGAACAGCGCATGGTACAGCGGCTGCCCCGCATGACGCGGCGCCGTCACCACGAGGTAATTGTAAAACCCGCTCACGAGGAATAAGGCGATGCACGCGTGTACGGCGCGACGCCAGCGCCGCATCAGGACGGGCCGTAGCCGTTGATGCCCCTCCTGACCGTAGACTTCCGTCACCGATGGCATAAGCACGAAGCGCAGGAATATCGAACCGCCCAGCATCACAATCGCAGCCAGTATGTGCGCCCACCGCGATACCACGGCCAAGGGAGAAAGGGCCACCGCTGCCGTCCCCGCGTCCCCCTGCGCCGCGGCAAGCGCGGGAAAGCCAAGCACTATGAGTCCCAAGAACACGATTTGAATACATGGTCTTTGTGTCATGAGGTTCACCCGCAATTTCCAAATACGAACGAATTCGCGGCCGCGACTGGCCCCGCAATTCACGTTCCGCGAAACGACGCGGGACCGTGCCTCTATTCCTGACCCACGTGCCTTCAGAAAAGACAAGAGCCGAGGGACAGCCCCTCGGCTCCTTGACGCAAGATACATCGTGAGTCAGGACTAGAACAGCGAAATCAGTCCCGCAAACGCGCGTGTAACCGGGAAGTCGGTCGAATAACGCAGGAAATCCACGTGACCGTCCAGATACAGCACGTTGGAACCGCCAGGAATGTGATTGAAGTCCCCCACATCGGTACTCACGAGGTCCAGGAATACAGGCAGGGTGCTCTGTGCTTCCGACGAGGCTGCGGGGTTGTTTATGTCTGTAATGAAGAACCGCTCGATGCCCTCGCGAAAACGGTAGAGGATTCGGTCTATGCCGTCGCTGTTCGTATACTCGATATCCTCGTCATACTTGTTGACCAGCGGCCCGGCCGTAACTTGACTGATGATCACGCCGGACAGCTTCGCAAGGAAACCGCCATCAATGTACGAGGTAACGTTTGTCGCCGTGATCGCCGTATCATTCGGCTCCATGCCCGAACGAAGATAATCCTGCCCCGGACGCCCGTTCAGCGCCCAAGCGAGATACAGATACGACTCCGCCGTGAACGCGCACGGGTCCAGTTTCGAATCCTGGATATCCTGGTCGTAATACCAGCGGCCTTCAACGTTCACATTGCTCGCCGCGCTCGAATCCGATGGGCACATCAGAATGTTCCAGTCATTCAGGTATTCCGGATAGACAGACATGCCGTCCATGACGAATTCCGCGTCGCCCGTACCAAGCGGATAAGGATTGGCCGACGGGTTCGTGTAGTTGCACGGTATCGACTGAGCATAGTCTATCGTGGCGGGAAACTGGATATTGTGAGAAATGCGATACCCCATCGACGGGAACCGTTCGCCTGGGTCCTCGTTCGAATACATCTTGCAGACCAACCCGAGTTCCTTCAGGTTGTTCTGACACGAGGAACGGCGCGCCGACTCGCGCGCCCGCGCAAGCGCGGGAAGCAGGATCGCCGCCAGGATGCCGATGATCGCGATTACAACCAGCAGTTCAATGAGTGTAAAACCTTGCTTTTTCACGTTCGTCTCCTCCTCTCTGTATGAGTTCGCTTGTTATGTTGTGTTCCCCCGGACAGAACAGCTATTAAACAGCTCGCTATCACATCCGTATCGTGTGTTGGCCATGCCCTCCTCTTGCCTATGGGCAGGCCGGCCGGGGCCACCGTGCCATGCCGCTTCCGTTTGCGCCACGTCCACCCGAGACAACCGGATTCGCGATGCCAGGCCCCGAACTGCTGCTTACCACCGCAGACGTCATTCTACCCCCGAATCCTGGTTGTGTCAACAAAATTTCACATCAAAATAAGTATTCTATGATAACCTTTCTACTTAAATTAATAAAAACAATTTTGAAAAGAGTATTTTTCATATATCATAGCCTATAATAATGCGTAATTCTTTTGGTTCGTAGGATCCTACTATGTATTCTAATATTTTCAATTTCTATGTGCATTCTGTAACTTTCCAGGTGTGATTCCGCCCCCAGCCTGGAAATAAATTACCCTGTCTGCGCCTCGAAACCAGCGCCAGCAATGTCTGGTCCAAACATAAGCAGAGTCTCACGTCAGAAACCGTGAGACGCGGTATTGGCGTGCATCAATTATCAGAAGGAGAATCTGTAATGAAGCGTGTATTCGTTGTGGCAGGCATACTTTCCGCTATAGTCCTGACCGGCGCGGCCGCCGCACAGGACAACGCCGTGGTCCAGAAGGCGCTTGCATTGGGCCTGGCCGAGGAACTTGGCCTCGATGCGGGCGAGACGGTCGCGTTTTACAGCGCGTTCAATGCGTATGCCGCCCAAGCTGCGACGCTCGAAGCCGGGCGCGCCCAAGCCGCCGGCTTGGATGCGCTCGTCGCTATCGACAAGCAGCTCCTGGACCTGCGCGTGAAGGCCGCCGAGGAGATGAGCACGGGTCTGGCCGCCGACCAGAAGGTGAAGGTTTACTCGTTCCTGGCACAGGCGCCGGAACTGGCCCGCGCCGCCGTCTCCGGCGCGCCGTGCGCCGCGGCCGCACCCCCGACGTGCCCGTCTGCCGCAGCCGCTTCCGCGGAACAGCCTGCTGCGGCTGCAAGCCCGGAAGACCAGGTCAAGGCCACCGTCGCGGCGATGAAGAAGGCCCTCGAAGGCCTGGACCTCGACGCGCTGATGGAGACCTTCTCGGAAGACTTCCATCACCCCGAGGTAGGCGGCAAGGAAGAAGCCAAGTACATGCTGCAAATGGGCATTGACATGGGTTACGCCGATGACGGCGAAGTGTACACGGACGATATGGAAATCGAGGTCGACGGCAACGAAGCTACGGTCTACCCCGTCGAATTGAGTTCGCCCGCCGGCTCCGTTTCCGTGGAACTCGTGCTCGCCCAGGAAGGCGGCAAGTGGCTGATCACCACGGTCAATCCTGACGGTCTGTAAGCCAAAGACCCCAGCTGCTACTCCGCAAATCCCGCGCCGCAACCCCGGCGCGGGATTTGTGTCTTGCGGGCAGGGCATCCGCTGGATTGGCGCACTACTCTCGGATTACGTATTTTGGAGGGTATTTGCGCCGCCTGTTTTGCGTTTGAAAATCACTTAGGGCATACTAATGCGCGCGATGGGTTGGTCGGGCGCCGCGGTCTGCCGTACGTG
This genomic window from Candidatus Hydrogenedentota bacterium contains:
- a CDS encoding HAD family hydrolase codes for the protein MSDPVTDLKQRVPQHEFLIAIDSDGCAFDTMEIKHKECFIPNIIKHWGLQAVSKYARAAGEFVNLYSKWRGVNRFPALTKVFDLLADWPQAMRRGIQLPEAPNLRRWIEHETKLGNPALTAYCQAHSEADEPDMHLALRWSKDVNKSVEEVVQGGLPPFPFVRECLEKACGRADMMVCSQTPTEALVREWEEQRVAQHVFAICGQEIGTKGQHIEYASKNRFEPSKILMIGDANGDLKAARHNQALFFPINPGDEDASWQRLYEEGLDRFFAGTYAGAYEAELIAEFEKYLPETPPWKR
- a CDS encoding DUF1559 domain-containing protein, with amino-acid sequence MKKQGFTLIELLVVIAIIGILAAILLPALARARESARRSSCQNNLKELGLVCKMYSNEDPGERFPSMGYRISHNIQFPATIDYAQSIPCNYTNPSANPYPLGTGDAEFVMDGMSVYPEYLNDWNILMCPSDSSAASNVNVEGRWYYDQDIQDSKLDPCAFTAESYLYLAWALNGRPGQDYLRSGMEPNDTAITATNVTSYIDGGFLAKLSGVIISQVTAGPLVNKYDEDIEYTNSDGIDRILYRFREGIERFFITDINNPAASSEAQSTLPVFLDLVSTDVGDFNHIPGGSNVLYLDGHVDFLRYSTDFPVTRAFAGLISLF
- a CDS encoding tetratricopeptide repeat protein, which codes for MSTHYTRHAATLLFACVAACVTFRVFLPAVNHDFVTLDDDAYVTENPHVVSGPTRENLVWAFTSSHSANWHPLTWISHMIDCRVFGLRPAGHHLTSIVLHAVNAALVFLFLRLATGSLAAALLVALLFGLHPLRVESVAWVSERKDVLSAFFGLAALVAYAAYARRPGPARYATVALLLTLGLLAKPMLVTWPCLLLLLDYWPFRRFEGVPPGGLFVKRTARLTAEKVPLFVIAAAATTATFLAQKSAGAIVSVDAMPIPLRMGNAVISYVQYLSKTFWPAPLAVPYPFDPETITLPRVLAATLLLAAITLAAALLRRVPALFAGWLWFLGLLVPVIGLVQVGSQAMADRYTYLPSIGLAVAVVWTLAAAAKFRPVLQALLLVPAIAVLSISAQTTRWQLEHWRDSETLFRHAIAVTGDNSLAHNNLGKHLLGQYLRALNTPVDIKSSGSRSMCQPAQLEEAAGHFLAAVRISPGNLEARNNLATAWIIQRHYKEAARELEHLLAVRGDDPELWVNYGAALHGLGETQAAAEAARRALELDPDFDKARELLRVAQPPETAAP